The Chamaesiphon minutus PCC 6605 DNA window ATCTTGCGGGTCGAGAAGGCTGCGTGCTGGAGATCTATGTTTGGCGATCGTACTAACTTTACCCGTAGAAAATGGTGAGCCTTTACTACCTACCGACAAACTATCGGTGCGCAGTTGCGCGATGGCGGAAACACGATTAGAGTCGATCGACTCGCAAAATAAAAAATCGATTGACTTCAGCAATTAAACTGTCAATCTATCGATCTTTATTTAGTTTCCTGAGTGGCTTTGAGCATGTAGTAGGTAATTAAGAGCTGAGTTAGAGCTAAGGGATAACTTTGGAGGGTTTCGCCAGTTGTGCCGACAATTTTGCCTAGATCTGGGTTGACTTCCCGATTGCAGACGCGATGGAGATCGGGCATGTCATTACAAATCATCTGCTCCAACAGGTTGATTTTCTCGCCCGTCGCATGACTATCGATTTCGAGGACATCGACTGGTTTGCCCATATCTCGATCGAGACTCCACCGGATAGCTGGTGGCGAGTCGCTGTCATCTGGATCGATAACCTTGCTCATATCTAAGTGGGTAATTGTCGGTCTGAGGACGAGCCGAACATTGAGCAGAGATGTATCCCCATCAGTGGTGCTGGAGGGATAAAAGCTCGCGACCACATCTGCCCACTGGCGTTGAGGACGAATGAACTGCTCTGAGTCTGGCTCGCGTTTTTGAAGTTCGGTTAAGACTTGGGCTTCGGTATAGCCGCGCTTGAGGGTATCGCGTTGAATTTTCCACTGCGCTCGCAGGGACTCTGGTGGAGCTAAATAAACCTTGACGTCAAAGCATTCGCGAGCCACGGGTGTGGAATAGCCGAGCAGTCCCTCGACAATGACGAACCGATTGGGCTTGACGTATTTGGGTGCCTCGAAGGTACCTGTTTTGTGAGAGTAAATTGGCTTGAGAATCGGTTGTCCGCTCCGCAACAAGGCTAAATGCTGCTGCATGATGTCGAGATAGTTGCAATCGGGGTGGAGCGCGGTGATGTTGAGTTCGGCGCGCTGCTGGCGATCGTAGCGGTGGTAATCGTCCGTACCGATGACGGTGACATTCTCTTCGCCGAGAATTTGAGCGATGCCTTTGGTGAGGGTTGTTTTACCTGCCGCGCTATCGCCGACGATACCTAGAATGATGGGACGGTTACTCATGGTTTTAATCTCCATATCGATCCAATTGTACTTCTAAGCGATCGCGCATACGATTTTGGATTTTGGATTTTGGATTTTGGATTGGGGATTGGGGATGTTTTGACATTCTCATACATTCGCTACCCCGCTCCCAATTCCCAACTCCCCGCCACCCTCTCTAGTAAATCTAGCAATACCTAAAACCGCTGTTCGTACTCTAAAATCGCGCGATTTTCGCCGAAGAGATTGGTCGAGCCTCGGAGTAAAAATTGGTCGTTGACGCGATAGCGGAGACTGTAGTAGGGCGATTCACTATTAGTAAGAATTTTAAACACTGAGGCTGAAACTCTGGGCGTAATTTCGGTGCCGATTTCGGCGGCGATGCCAAATGTGGAAGTGCTATTACTATTAGCTTTAGAATTGGTGAGAATGGTTGGAAACAGTCGGAAATCGCTCAGGCTGAAAATATCGCTGATGCGATCTTGAAGGGTG harbors:
- a CDS encoding phosphoribulokinase, producing the protein MSNRPIILGIVGDSAAGKTTLTKGIAQILGEENVTVIGTDDYHRYDRQQRAELNITALHPDCNYLDIMQQHLALLRSGQPILKPIYSHKTGTFEAPKYVKPNRFVIVEGLLGYSTPVARECFDVKVYLAPPESLRAQWKIQRDTLKRGYTEAQVLTELQKREPDSEQFIRPQRQWADVVASFYPSSTTDGDTSLLNVRLVLRPTITHLDMSKVIDPDDSDSPPAIRWSLDRDMGKPVDVLEIDSHATGEKINLLEQMICNDMPDLHRVCNREVNPDLGKIVGTTGETLQSYPLALTQLLITYYMLKATQETK